The following are encoded together in the Ketobacter sp. MCCC 1A13808 genome:
- a CDS encoding RHS repeat-associated core domain-containing protein — MLLSEKRGHKEKLYLYEPNSFKPLAFVENNQCYFYHLDHLGTPQELTDWEGQVVWSVRYRTYGSVVRKDVDAVENNLRFQGQYWDEETGLHYNRFRYYDPGTGQFVQQDPIGLLGGVNCYQYAPNPVSWIDPLGMVCKERFDRYKVLREQGFTAQQAAKLSKVSQSKYQTTTMLDKYLGEDDYNNLDRWNLRMSRGTEYFDDERLLDYELDVRENLIVNKKTGLPFDSKDGSNSMFVMHPDGRIFATKGGAVMGNLHHSSLGRGSPVAAAGELTVVEGILLEVNNASGHYRPTQKLNSQFFNELEDRGMDNNVIDKVYRSGFTREADDYNDLRVHPAPNIDFDDYQ, encoded by the coding sequence GTGTTGCTGAGTGAGAAGCGGGGGCACAAAGAAAAGCTCTACCTATATGAGCCGAATAGCTTTAAGCCGTTGGCGTTTGTGGAAAACAACCAGTGCTACTTCTATCACCTGGACCATCTGGGCACGCCGCAGGAACTGACGGATTGGGAAGGCCAGGTGGTGTGGTCGGTTCGGTACCGCACTTATGGTAGTGTGGTACGCAAGGATGTGGATGCGGTTGAGAATAATCTTAGGTTTCAGGGGCAGTACTGGGATGAAGAGACGGGGTTACATTATAATCGGTTCCGGTATTATGATCCGGGGACTGGGCAGTTTGTTCAGCAGGATCCGATTGGGTTATTGGGTGGGGTTAATTGTTATCAGTATGCGCCGAATCCGGTCTCTTGGATTGATCCATTGGGTATGGTTTGTAAGGAGCGTTTTGATAGATATAAGGTATTAAGAGAGCAAGGGTTTACTGCACAACAGGCCGCTAAGCTCTCCAAAGTTTCACAGTCGAAATATCAAACAACTACAATGCTAGATAAATATTTGGGTGAAGATGATTACAACAACCTCGATCGATGGAATCTGCGAATGAGTCGGGGCACAGAATATTTTGATGATGAACGACTTCTAGATTACGAATTGGACGTGCGTGAAAACCTGATAGTGAATAAAAAAACAGGATTACCCTTTGATTCGAAGGATGGAAGCAATTCTATGTTTGTCATGCATCCTGATGGAAGGATTTTTGCCACCAAGGGCGGCGCCGTAATGGGCAACTTGCATCACTCAAGCTTAGGTCGTGGTAGTCCCGTAGCGGCTGCAGGAGAACTCACAGTTGTTGAAGGCATTTTGTTAGAAGTGAATAATGCGAGCGGCCATTACCGACCAACCCAAAAATTAAACAGCCAATTTTTCAATGAACTTGAAGACAGGGGAATGGATAATAACGTCATTGATAAAGTGTACCGCAGTGGATTTACAAGAGAAGCAGACGACTATAACGATCTTAGA